aacagttgATTTTATTGAGGGCCTTTTCTGCAGTAGCACACTGCTAATGACACAGTTCTATTCTTGTATTGATTTTTGTAAATGTGTATGTTTAACAAGCACCAAATTGTTGGTGGGGAAAATCAATATTAATGCTCCTATAGTAACATGTAACACTATGTTTAAGTGATAAAACTGAACGTGGTTCATATTCAATCAGACATTTTTCTAGCTATTAAGCTGCTACGTGGGTTTATTTATGTAGAAGGTGAGAAACCTTTgggttatttgtgtgtttgtgtttggaagCAGGCAGCTCCACTAGCACCCAGTAGGTGACACCATTAGAAGCCAGTGGAAGGGTTTGGTTCTGGGTTTTTAGCTTATGTTGCCAGACTGACAATCAAACTGGATGAAAATCTTTGTGAACCTGCTTTGACAAAGCATCTGGGTTCATAATGCTCTGTCCACAGTCTAGCCACAGGCCACCTGGCCGTCATCTGACTGTGCTCAGAATAGGATGTGGATCAGAGGGCGCCTTCAGTTAGTTTGATCATCTCTCTGACGAAAGTCTAAATGACTTTAGATCAGTCTGAAACACTTCCTACCTTTTACAGAGTATTCGTTTGAGTTGATTTAGCTTTTATTGTTGTATGTGTCTGTTGCTTCAGCTTTTAGCTTTCACTAAGCAGAATGACCTCCACGAGGAGACACGGGAGGACGGATCCTTTCAGCCTCACCCGCCTTTCTGTCGTTCCGCTCCACATCGATGCAGAACACGGGaatcctctctctcttcacgtCGTCGTCATAGAAATCGATGTACGGGATGGTGATGTTCCAGGCCGAGAGGTTCCGCGGCGTGCTGGGGGTGGAAGCTGCCTCCATGGGGGAGTCGTCCTCCAGCACCATCATGGCTTCCTCCACCTTGAATGGAAGGAAGTGAGAGAGGTCAAAGACCACGTAGAGAGAGCTTTCTTTGAACAAATGGCATTGTTgctcatttaattaaaatgtgtcgGTTTGTCCCATTTTTGTGTTTACTTGGGTAACTTAATAAAAACAGCATGAAGTTGCTTCATGCAGGAAAGTTACAGCTACACGTAGCACCAGGTCCAAGCTTTGTAAATATCCTGCAGAGACCAAACTAAGAGTCAGACTGGGTCAGGTCATTTAATTTCTCTCAAACTGAGCAGATGTGAGTTTCGATCTAGTTCCTTTGTTGTGCAGACAAACACTGCTGaaactttttaaatgaattttacTTTGGCCTGATGTAACCGCAcagcaaagaaagaaaggaatTTGATGAAAATATTAGACTGAACAAACCAGATAAAGCTAAAGTGGACAATAAACTGTATTTGACTGTGCCTAAAGGATGTTTTGTCAAACTAAGAAAAGAAGGTAATTAGACTCGGGAAATGAGGTTAAACTAGATGAACAGCTCTTTCTGGGAAATATCCTGGGAATCCAGGCAACAGTGATCACAGATCGCAAACCTGTGATCTCATAAAGTGGAATGCTTGGGGTTGTACACATGGGACACAGATTCAGCTACTGCGTGGCTCCATTTCTTTACTCACTAATGCCCCCAGGTGGTAATTAATGTGACAGTGTAGAAGAGGGTGTTGGTTTTAATTCTTCCTTTTTGCAGTAGCTTAAATAATTAAAGGAcaaatttaattgtttttttttttggtgtgaTATTCTATTAGATGAAACAAGTGAAAATGAGTAATGAACCCTTCTGATGCAGACCATTTGGTTTGTGTTCACATCTAGACAAAAGATTCTGCTTCCTGTGGATCAGCTTTACCATAtcgtcctctccctccaccaAACCATAGGATGGCAGCATGGCTCCCTCCATAGTAGTGCTCTTGAACACTCCTTTGATCTTGCTGCCAATACGGCTGATCCCAAAGGACTCGCCGCGCTTTGATGTGCTCCTGCAGgccagacagacaaagagatcATCAGGCGATGAACAGCGGGAGAGATGTGCATGGCTTCAGCAAAGCGCACGCAGCTTGAGATAAGTGacacggaggaaaaaaaaaatcgattaagcagacggggggggggggggggggggggggggggggggggggcagtactGTATTGGAATTATGACTGCACTTGGGAGAAGGAAGCCAAGGTAGCCAAACCAAAAGCCAACGTATCACGTCACAGCCGTCTTACAATGAAATGCCCGGGCTGTGGGTGAAGCACTGCATGAGCAAACACAGGCATTTCAGTAGCATTTGAATGGTTACAAGAATGCATGATCTGTGACAACATGGGTGCTCTGTGCCCGTTAGAGTACAAATATATACACGATAGGCTTTATACACAACAAGCTAAACACGGAAAACTCCAAGAGTTGAGAAAGCCAAGAAAGAGACGCAGATGAAGGAGGGgaacaacacaaagaaaaagacGTCATGCATCCATCTCACCATGCAGGTGTCTGGTTGGGACTGGGGTCACGTGGGGGGGGCATGAAATTACACTGAGCGCCCTGCGATACACTGATGGACCCTGACTTACTTGGGTGATGAGTGACGGTGGGATAGCGAGCCGTATGGGAAGGTGGTGAACGTGGACTGGGCATGGAGGGAGCTATAGGATGCAGGTGACGAGCTGCCAGAGGCGGTGAACAGTGAGGATGGGGACTCGGGGCTCCAGTCCCAGGAACTATAAGCAGAACAGGGTCACGTCCCCATaggcgagaggagggagaggaccGTGGTTCACACCGGGGCAGGCAGTATGGAGGTTACAGTATTAGAGTGGACAGACAGTCACATAGATGGAGTAACGGGCGGATGGACGAGCAGCGTGGAGAGGGTTTGCTGAATCTGACATGGCGACGGTTTAGGCTCATACGCTTTCCGAATAGATATTCTACTATTTACCACTGATTTAAGTGGCAACACTACAGCTGCTTTCAAAACTGCTCTTATCCCGTGTTCTGATAAACAAGAAAACAGGACTTTTTTGAAGTCTGAACCTTaaaaaaatgattattattagaaattatttatttagcatcaTAACGAATGATTAATTCGATCATAGTATTAACGTTGACATCTGAGTTACAGAGTTTAACTGATTAAAGTCACTTTTTTCCTGTCAAGggtcatttaaataaataatattaaataaaattagcGGCTTAACGTTTAATCAGGTTGTTTTCGACCTGATGCCCCGACTGCAGCTGGCCACGGGCCCGGTGACTTTGTTAAAAAGGCAGCACATGTTCCTGTGGGGACCAGTCAGGCAGAAATGAACTGTCTTTTGTATCTTGCGTGCAGCAGCACTGCTCAGGCAGCCACTATTTCAATCAGCAGACTAATGCCGCATACTCACCGAATGTCATCCAGACTGTGGCTATTTCTGGAACAATATGCGAAAAGGAGTTAGTGGCAGGGCCTGGTGGCCACATACACACCACACCCCGTCATAGAACACATAACAGACAACGGTGGGATTCCAGGTCTTTGTCATGTGGCACAGAAAAGCAACTTTGTAGCCAACTTCCAGCTTATTTTAGATGAACTTGAGTTTCTATTTGATGTATGGAGCCACTGGCCACTGAGATGCATTTGACTATGACTAAACTATAAAATTTCTAAAAGCTTAAGGAACTTAACCATTTAATGGTCAGCTGTGCATATTTTAGGTCAATTTTGttcgacacaaacacaaatggtgTAAAACGTACCTGCTCATCTTGGAATTCCTTGCAGGAGATTCAGCCCCTCTCAGAAGCTGTCGGAAGTACTGGACATGGAAGGCAAAGCAAATGCACAATTCACGTCCATCGAACGCTGCATATGTTAGTGTGGAGTAAATAAGCCACATAAGGAAATATGAACTCTTTACGCTTTAACAAACGACTGGCGAGTTTGAACTGTTTGGGTTTAATTTTGGACATTTCATCCAGTATTAATCTCCACACACAAGCAGTTCACAGTGCCCTGCTGTGGACAAAGGCTGAGCACTGTCCACCCAGCCGTAGTCAATACAACAGTCTCTGAGGGGTGAAATCGGGCTTGTCAGTTTTGGCATAATGCCAGCGGAGGGTTATTGGTCAGCAGCGCGTCTGGTATTGATGACGCAGACACGAGTGGTTGCGATCGGAAGGGGGCGGGCCAACGTTTGGGAGGATAATAATCATTCTGAGCAAATATCATGAACAGATACACACCTCATCACTGTGACAGAACATGGGGGTGAACACGTTCTCCAAGAGGGACAGGACGTGCTCGTAGGCTTCAAACAGACACCTCATGGTCTGCAGCTTCACCACCTCTGCATACGGGCCCTCTGCAACTGGGCAGTCAAACACAGCACATGCCTTTTAGTAGCACATGCTACATGTAAGCGTTGGAAAAGCTTTGATCATTCTGGGACACGGCTGTCACATACTGTTACGTATTTCCTCCACTATAAATGGATCAAAGCGGATTTTATCGACGCTCTCATCCAAACAGTAGGTCTCGTAGATCTTCTTCACCTCTTCATGAAGCATCATCTTCTCTGAGTCAGACAGCTCTGGGCACAGTATCCTATCATTGAATTCCTCTGAGAAGTTAATAGAGTCAGACGCATTAGTCTCGTCGGGTAAGACGCACAAATAGGAAATGACTCGCAAACCTTTGACTGGCGAAAATATAGATATTCATCAGGGTCTTAGAGGGGAGAGAAGGATCATCAGCGCTTTCCCATTTCAGGTAATTAAACGAAAAGAAAAAGTCTATGGCACCTACTTCAACCAAGTTAGTTCAAAAGAGTGTTACAAGATTAAACTCCCAGTGAAAAAGCAAGTCGTTAGCAAGAAGCAAGAAGTTTGAATTATTTCCACCAGCCTGGAAGACTGAGAGCTGATTTCCTTCATTATCTGAAGGACAGTCAACCACTCACCAACGGCAAGGCAGAACTGAAGCACATGCACGGCCCCCTCCTGCTTCAGGAAGTTCATGAAACGAAAGAGAAGGTCTTGCTGCTCTCTAATTTCCTTCAACTCCAGTTTTAGCACCTGAGCAGTAAAAGAGAGCAGAAAGTAGCAAAGTTAGTAAAGATGGTGCTGAATGTGCTCCTCTAGCTTATTGTGATGGTCAATAGGATCTGATATATGGAGCAAAAAGCAAAGGGGGGTATTTGAGTTAGCaatctgagctgtgtgtgtgaatctgtaTGACAGCGTATTGCTCTGGAGCCAAGGACAAACATACAGAGGGTTTTTTGTTGCGAGTATCCGAATACTTGTGCAGGAAAGGAACCAGTGCTGATGTTTGCTCTGCATCTTCTTCAGGCTGAAACGTGCATAGAAAGCAGTAGTTAGTTCACTTGTAAATCAAATAGGAAGCAAATTGCAGCGTACATCGTTGTATAGCATACGTACAGGAGAGTTGTTGATGAAAATCAGAATTAAATGATTTACTGTGTCCTGAAAGAAAAATCACAGTGAGTTCACATGCTTTGCCTTTAAAAATCATTCCATTAGATTCTCTTGTTTAGGGCCAATAACATGTAAATGTAGCATGGTTTCATGATTATATATTGTATAAGTACAGGGTTTTGCATTCAGAAAATCAGCCTTAAATGTGTCTACACTCACAGGATCAGCCAAGTAATCCATTGAAGGAAGGAAGACAGAACCAGCCAAGACCTCTTTTATCAGGAGAGTAAGAGATCTGAGAGGAGCGAAGGGAAAAGGCAGCAGGAAACAAGGAAGTGAAAGGGTGAAGAATGATCCCTACCTGCGTTTACTGTGTGAGAACGTGAGACGTGCCAGACATCAAGTGCACAGATGTTTCGTGACTCACTCAGATAGATGACAGCGTGGCGGGCTGAATTACACTACCTGCAATCTGTGGCcttgggtgggagaatgtaggGGAAGAGCATCTCAGTCAGCCTCCGGAGGTAGAGAAGCTCGTCCCTGCGACTGCGCAGAGCTATGTGGAGGTCAGGGCCGTATTCTTCCAGGGCAGCTTGTTGAAGACACTCTGTGTTCCTTACTGCGAGGAAGAGCAGGCAGTATTTGCTGGTTGTTTTTTAGATGAAACATAACTACATGATGTACAACGTCTGTTATACCTTTCTGCCTTGCTTTGCTTATTATTTCAATATGCTTCATTGAAGCCTTCAGGAGCTTTTGAGTGATGAGGGCAGCCACGTCCAcctgagataaaaaaaataaaaatagaataatTAGCTTAAATCATTTTTACAAATGACGAGTGAAGACATAAATGGTATAAAGTGTGATTTGCCACCTTCTGCGTTCGGCGAACCAACACAGCGGCAAAGAAACGTAAAGTCACCCTCAGCTCATCCACAAATGCCTCATCGTCCGTGATGTCTCTGCAAAAAAGCACCGCGGAGTCAGATCGAACACGTCGTAGCACGCTGTAAGTTCTAGGTTTGCATCATAGCGTGCAGAAAGTGCAGACAACGGCTCACCTATACCAAGGATACACAAAGTTTTCCAGAACCAGCTCCAATATCTTAACAGAATAgaaatagaaagagaaaaacaaaacggTTGGATAATAACTTGTCTAGTCTCTTTTTCACAGGGCTGTGGGCCATGGTTGCATTACCTCTGACAAAGAAGCATCCACCTTAGAAGGAACTTTCAGATCCAGCCACGGCTGATAGTTTTCCAGCAGCAGGGTCGGTCTATCAACAGATGTCTCACATTGTTGGAAACGATGGGAAagaagaaatctctctcactcCACTAGAGTGCAGCGTCAAATCTTCCATAATTTCATAACAATACCGAATTCACACTGACAACATAACATAATAAGACAACATTGCAACAGCTCTGACATTTACCCAAGTTGTTCTGGTTCAGGATAatacacattatttattatgtattcTATCTTAAGTGAAACAAAGACAGCTGCTGCATCACCCTGTAACCGTGAAACTCACCTGTGCCGTTTACATTTGATTTTTCCACAGACAGCACAGCTGTGGCCCAGTGGAAACAGCTCCTGCTGGTAGGACTGCGAGTGGGAGACAAAAAGGCAGCAAAGAAGGTAGGAGTTGTACTTTGAGCACTCTGGATGCAATAAATAAAACGCTAATAAAGAATCAAACTGCTCGTACTTTATGTTACGACTTTTTAATTCAGGTTTACCCCGTGCACCTTCAGAAACAAACTAAAATGTTATGAAGGTTAAAAGCTAGACACTTTAATTTGTGACTCCTGCTTTCTGACCTACCTTTGTCTTAGGTTTAATGGAGACTAAGATGTTGGGCAGCAAAGACTCGGGCCCCAAGGAGCAGTAGAAAGTAACCACTCCAGCCAGGAAGGACCAAAACACCATGATAATGTGAATATACCTGTCAAAACCAAAGTCGTGCACTGTGATTACTGCGTCAAACCACACGGCTGTCAAGGACAATATGCGTGACGCTGTACTTGTACTACGAGCGTGTACTCGCCTGTtcagcagcacagtggagaggagcagcagcagcagcagaaagcagaaGACTGGATACTGTCGGCCCAGCTCTCTGAGGCGGCCCAGCCGCATCCTGCCCCTCATTCTCTGCAAATAAGCCCTGATGCGGCCCATCTTTGCAGCAGCATATGCGACCGCTGCgtgttactgtaaaataaagagCAGCACGTCAAGCGACCAACACTTGATTACGAGGTAAACACAGGTAAACACATAACTCACAATAACGGGTTTCAAGCTCTATGTAAAGCAGGTTGCACTCATTTGATCTATGAACTCCGGCACTTACTGTCAGGGTTCGGTGCGCGGTTGGAGGCATTTTCACACCATGAATCTGCAGAATATAGTCGCAGGCCGTTTGTTGGACACGCGCGGGGATGCGCGAGCTGCAGCGCAGCTGGACGCGGCGGGATCAGCGGCAACGACAGCCTCGGCTAGCTTAGCGCTCGGCTAAGCTAATGGCTCCGGTCCGTCCGCGGAGGGGCAACGCTCGGAGCCTGGCGCTGGGGACGCGTGATGTCACCTCCGCCGAgctcgcagcagcagccgcggcggcggcgtggaaAGCACTGGTCTCCGTGTTTGAACGAGTCACTCAGTGAATACGACGAATGGCATTTAGCGGACGAGCACGCGGGGCACGCGGCTCTTCCGCACTTTTACCGCGAATAACTGCAGTTGAATTTATGACTTACTAAACtttgcaaaatgaaaacattcaaatctcagtttgatttctccagtaaactacattatacaaataactGTTAAACGTAGATTCAACAACATCAACTTAGTCGTTATAGAGGAAGGAACAGTTACAGTTAAGATTTTAGAGCATTAATGACGTAAATACTACATTTCAAGGTTATAACTGACTTTCACAGATGTCATTCACAAATTATCAAAacggaaaaaaacaaattaaaagtgGAACATCAAAACCGTTATGTTGGCATCAATTAAATAGTTATAAGCCATTAAAGAGACGTACTGACATGTTGAATTAGATCCAGATGTTTGAGACAGCCATCACCACTCAATATTAAAATTATTCCTTTAGAggtttgcttttctttaaaGACATTTTCCCTGTAGTGCTTTGAAAAGTGTCAAAAGGATAAACATTGGTGTTTCAAGGCAAACCAAGCAAAGTGCGGCATTCTTTAAACCAGTTATATTAATAAACTATTCTTTACAAACAGAATCCAAACCATGAAAATGTTACCCAAAGAGTAAGACacgaataaaaatcaaaaactttattacaaaaataagtTACACTCACCTccattttacagtataaaacaatTTATTTGCAGGAATGCAAAAAAAGTTGTTGGCCACCAACAATAGTTTAAAACTGCTAACATCTTTTTTCAAAAGGTGGTTGTTTATGACTTTGAGGGAGTTAACTGTATAGAAAACTGGGATTGAGTAACACAGTTTCCTTTTTGCTATACCTGGAAATAGAAATCATTCACTGCAGTATCCCTTCTACCACTAATCGACTATGATCCCTCACCAAATCCTAGCAGCTAACATTAGGCACACATGCTCACTGGCTGGGCAATATGGCAATTCAGCAATCCGTCAAGATTAACTCAAAAGATCTTCTACATAGTTGCTGTCTTGAGAGCTGGAAAGGGACCATTAAAGGTGGACATGATTAGATTGTTTTACATTATTCTGATGTTGTTTGAAAATGTATCCATATAAAAACCCCACTGGAATAATACAGTGGCACAAAAGGGACACTGCAGggctttatttttgttttttattttttttaaatcaaaggcaGTTGGACGCCTGTGATGCTGAAGCCTTTACAAAAAGTAACATTTTATCCGAAAACTATACAACCAGTAACTACATACGCTGAAGAAGCAAGGCGGCTAATTCAGGTCAAAATAGGATAAAAGCAGGGCTTGTTCAGACTCATCATATGAGATTGATTTGCATGCCCAGTTTGactgtgtcagagctgcagctaaaaTGACTATATTACATTAAGTACATCGCTTTCGCACCACAGCTCTTGTGCATATTTTGTATGAAAACAAGCCCTGCTTTTATCAATATAGTTTCCCTATTTACAGTACAGGCCGGGTAGTTTAGTCCTCTGTACTGAGGTAGTCAACCAACCCTTTAAAAGACAAGTTCTGAAAAGAACCACTTTCCTGGAATGCCTGACTTATCCATGCCAGGTGGGTACACCCTAAAAACCTGCAAATGTTCTCTTTCAAACATCCAGATCAAACAATTAAGATTAACATGGATATTCTGACAGTAAAATTGCAGTTAGCACAAAAATATACACAATAGCATCACGCTCGTTTGAGCCACTTCAAACCTAAGAAATTAAAAGTGCAAATTCttcaataattatttttttttttaaatggcatgTTCAGGGTCAGGGAAGGGGTAGATTGTAAGGGCAATACATAGAGCTCTGCTTATCAGAGCCAGGTAAAAAGGGCCCGGGGTAGGGGGGCTGTTGAGTACTCAGAATCCTCCAGTTCTCATAAAAATGGCagtttcaggaaaaaaaaaataagggggggaggggaacaaaaacaacattggAGGAGGGGAGATGCTTTTTCTGTAAGGCTGGAATATCATTGGACCTTTTGTCGCGCTCTCATTTCAACATCCATTGCAGCTTATGGTGTAACCCCACGCATCAAGTCAGTATCCACTGTGACAGGTCAGGAGCGTCCTCGGCCCCGTTTCCCTGCTAGaccaataataaaagaaaaaggtaTTAATACAAATATGTTAAAGCAGGTGTTCATTTTTGACAGATGTGATAGCATACGTTTGACAACAAAATAAACTGAATCAACTTCAACAGTGAACAGAACTGAACCGAAACAGCAAAGTAAATTTTTTTATTCACTTTCTAACTCAAAGCAGCctgtaaatattgtaaattTACCTCTGCTTGTCCCAGGGCCTCCTCGCTGTGAGAAGCCCAGCCGGCCCCTCGGTGTGACAGCCCCACGGCCTCTGGTCTGACTGGCACCGCCGCGGACTACTCCCCTTGCCCCTCGTGCTCTCCCAGAACCCTGGAAGTCCTCGTAGCCGTAGTATGGGTCATCATAGCCACCTCTGTAGTTGTGATAATCGTATCCATAGTAATCGTAATAGTCTTCATAACCATAATAATCAGGGGGGTAAGAATAACCTCCCCGCCcgcctcttcctctgcctcttgTGGGTAGTGGCATGTGGGGAGGCCCATAGTAATAGTAATCATCATACCTGAAAGTATATGTAAATAAAGCATGACATCCTGTTAAGCTTTAGTCAGCATAGTTTTGGTGAGGTATCTGATGTGCATTAATCACtcttacatttgtgttttagcGGCTTGTCTCTGGGCTTTGCGCTCTTTCCTCTTCTGGTCAGGGGGCTTGGCAAAGACTATTTCAATGTGCTCTCCTTCAAGATCTTTGCCATTGAGATCACTCAACGCCTGTTATATTGATAAAGAACACTGTCACGATAAAACTTTGACATTTACTTGCAATTCATTCAAAGAAGTGTTTTAATCCATACCTTCACAGCACCATCTCGTTCCTCAAAGTGGATAAAGGCATAATCTTTTAGCTTTTTCACCCTCTCCAACTTGCCAAACTGACTAAAGGTCTTTTCAAGTATCTCTTCTGTAACAGTGCTTGCTAAGTTCCTCACAAATAGCACCTTaacctgggaaaaaaaaacaagaggatgttttttttaatagaagAAAATGCATGATGGCTTGCAAGAGCATTTAACTGTACAACACTGATGACCTCTGGGCATATTTGGTACCTTGGCCATAACCTCTGGATCTGGGTCTTCAATGGGATCCGCCCACTCCACAGTGACCACGTTCCCCCACACCTTCACCTTGCCGCTCATCAAGCGACGGCGAGCCTGAGCTGCAGTCTTGTGGTCTTCATACTCTAGGAAGCAAAAGCCTCGATTCTTTTTCTTGTCATCAGGCTGGTGGTACAATATGACATCATTTAGGCCCTCTGTAAAAACAGAAGTGAGAGAGAGCAGGTGGTTGAGAAAATTTA
Above is a window of Betta splendens chromosome 22, fBetSpl5.4, whole genome shotgun sequence DNA encoding:
- the LOC114848816 gene encoding sorting nexin-14-like isoform X4, yielding MGRIRAYLQRMRGRMRLGRLRELGRQYPVFCFLLLLLLLSTVLLNRYIHIIMVFWSFLAGVVTFYCSLGPESLLPNILVSIKPKTKSYQQELFPLGHSCAVCGKIKCKRHRPTLLLENYQPWLDLKVPSKVDASLSEILELVLENFVYPWYRDITDDEAFVDELRVTLRFFAAVLVRRTQKVDVAALITQKLLKASMKHIEIISKARQKVRNTECLQQAALEEYGPDLHIALRSRRDELLYLRRLTEMLFPYILPPKATDCRSLTLLIKEVLAGSVFLPSMDYLADPDTVNHLILIFINNSPPEEDAEQTSALVPFLHKYSDTRNKKPSVLKLELKEIREQQDLLFRFMNFLKQEGAVHVLQFCLAVEEFNDRILCPELSDSEKMMLHEEVKKIYETYCLDESVDKIRFDPFIVEEIRNIAEGPYAEVVKLQTMRCLFEAYEHVLSLLENVFTPMFCHSDEYFRQLLRGAESPARNSKMSRNSHSLDDIRSTSKRGESFGISRIGSKIKGVFKSTTMEGAMLPSYGLVEGEDDMVEEAMMVLEDDSPMEAASTPSTPRNLSAWNITIPYIDFYDDDVKRERIPVFCIDVERNDRKAVGHEMEHWSVYRRYLEFYVLESKLTEFHGSFPDAQLPSKRIIGPKNYEFLTSKREEFQEYLQNLLQHPELSNSQLLADFLSPHSMESQFLDKMLPDVNLGKIIKAVPSKLIKEKGQHLEPFIQSFFNSCESPKPKPSRPELTILSPTSENDKKLFNDLFKNNANRSETTEKRHNQNYFMEMITVEGVYDYLMYVGRVVFHIPDWLHHLLMGGRILFKNTLEAYTDHYLQCKLDKVVQEHRLVSLITLLRDTVFCESSPPLSAQEKQRRAKKTFEEMMNYIPDLLGKCIGEEAKYEGVRLLFDGLQQPVLNKQLTYVLLDIAIQELFPELNKQVQKETSVMAPWM